The Polynucleobacter sp. MWH-UH2A DNA segment TCAGGCCAAGTGTTAGTGCTACAAGACATGTTGGGCATTAGCCCTGGAAAGCCCCCCAAGTTCGTTAAGAACTTTATGGAAGGCCACCATTCGATTGAAGCAGCTGTTAAAGCCTACGTACGCGAAGTCAAGTCCGGAAAGTTTCCCAGCCCCGAACATGGCTTTGCTGGTTAACTCAATTAACCAGTCAATCAACTAAAGAAACTCTTTACGCCCTCAAACCAGCCCTTTTGTTGTGGGCTATGTTTATCACCACCCGACTTTAGGCTGTCATCAAACTTTTGCAGTAATTGCTTTTGCTCGTCAGTCAATTTCACAGGCGTTTCAACTAGGACATGAACAAACAAATCACCAACTAAAGTTGAGCGAAGGCCTTTGATGCCTTTATTACGCAAGCGGAATGTTTTACCCGTCTGAGTTCCTTCCGGAATCGGGAACTCCACGCGACCAGATAGCGTTGGCACCTCAATCTCGCCACCAATGGTAGCTGTCGCGAAAGAGATCGGCATTTGCACATGCAAATCGCTACCATCACGCTCAAATACTTTATGTGGCTTAACACGCACTTCTACATAGAGATCGCCGGCTGGGCCACCATTAATACCCGGCTCACCATTACCAACGGAACGCACGCGCATTCCGTCATCAATACCCGCAGGAATTTTGATCTCCAGCGTTTTTTGCTCTTTGTGTTTGCCTGTACCGTGACAAGTCTTACAAGGCTTCGGAATGTACTCGCCAGTGCCACGACATTTGGGGCAAGTTTGCTGCATTGAGAAAAATCCCTGTTGCACACGCACCTGACCATGGCCATCACAAGTAGAACATTTTTCCGCTTTTGTACCTGGCTCAGCCCCCGTTCCATGACAAGGTTTGCAATTACTCCAGCTTGGTACTCGGATTTGTGTGGTGTACCCTTCAGCAGCCTGCTCAAGAGTAATGTCCATGTTGTAACGTAAATCCGCCCCCTTGTAGACTTGCGGGCCTGCGTGACGACCACCGCCTTGACCAAAGATATCGCCAAAAATGTCACCAAAGGCATCAGCAAATCCGCCGCCGCCAAATCCACCACCAAAACCGCCGCCCATTGATGGATCTACACCGGCATGACCATACTGATCATAAGCAGCACGTTTATTAGGATCAGAGAGAGTCTCGTAGGCCTCTTTCACTTCTTTAAATTGGGCTTCAGCAGTTTTGCTGTCGGGATTGCGATCGGGGTGATACTTCATTGCCAACTTACGATAAGCTTTTTTCAGCTCATCATCACTAGCACCCTTCGCTACACCAAGCACTTCATAAAAATCGCGTTTACTTTTAGGCACGGCCTATTCCTCTCAACTTCCCAACAACCCGAATGGCACAAGTCGGCGCAAGGCCGACTTGTTATTTAAGTACTTCAAAAATTTATTAAAAATGGTTTCCGACTACATTACTTCTTGTCATCAACCTCTTTAAAGTCAGCATCGACTACATCCGCATCTGGTGCGGCACCAGGGGCTGCGCCACCAGGAGCTGCGCCAGCTCCACCAGCGCCTGCTTTAGCCTGTTCTGCAGCCATCACCTTCTCACCAAGTTTTTGGCTTGCTTTACCCAATGCTTCGGTCTTGGCTTCAATGATCGCTTTATCGCTACCTTTAATAGCCTCATCCAACTCTTTGAGTGCAGCCTCAATCACCTCTTTCTCAGAAGCCTCTAGGCCAGAACCATGCTCTTCCAAAGCTTTCTTAGTGGAGTGAGCCAATGCATCCGCTGTATTACGCGCAGTTACCAACTCAAGCGCTTTCTTGTCTTCCGCAGCATTCGCTTCAGCATCCTTGACCATGCGCTGGATCTCTTCTTCAGTCAAACCAGAGTTTGCCTTGATCGTGATCTTGTTCTCTTTGCCAGTGTTTTTGTCTTTTGCGGTGACATGCAAAATACCGTTGGCATCAATATCAAAAGTCACTTCAATTTGTGGCATGCCGCGTTGTGCAGGCGCGATACCTTCCAAATTAAATTCACCGAGCAATTTATTGGCAGAAGCCATCTCACGCTCACCCTGGTAGCACTTAATAGTTACCGCAGGCTGATTGTCTTCAGCGGTTGAGTACACCTGTGAATGTTTAGTAGGAATTGTGGTGTTTTTTGGAATCATCTTAGTCATTACACCGCCAAGGGTTTCGATACCCAAAGACAATGGGGTAACGTCCAAGAGCAATACGTCCTTGCGATCACCAGACAATACTGATCCTTGAATAGCAGCACCAACAGCTACCGCTTCATCAGGATTGACGTCTTTACGTGGCTCTTTACCAAAGATTTCTTTTACTTTGTCTTGAACTGCAGGCATACGTGTTTGACCACCGACCAAAATCACATCATCAATATCGGCAACATTTACACCGGCGTCTTTAATTGCAGTCAAGCAAGGGCCAGCTGTGCGTTTAATTAATTCCTCAACCAAAGATTCCAACTTGGCACGTGTCAGTTTTAAATTCAAATGCTTAGGACCACTGGCATCCGCTGTAACGTAAGGCAAATTGATTTCGGTTTGTTGAGCAGATGACAATTCGATCTTAGCTTTTTCAGCAGCATCTTTCAAACGCTGCAAAGCCAATACGTCTTTGCTCAAATCTACGCCTTGCTCTTTTTTGAACTCAGCAATGATCCAATCAATAATGCGCTGGTCAAAGTCCTCACCACCCAAGAATGTGTCGCCGTTTGTGGAAAGCACTTCAAACTGCTTCTCACCATCAACGTTAGCAATCTCAATGATGGATACGTCGAAGGTACCGCCACCTAGGTCATAGACAGCAATCTTGCGATCAGCCTTGTCTTGCTTATCCAAGCCAAATGCCAACGCAGCTGCGGTAGGCTCATTAATGATGCGCTTCACATCCAAACCAGCAATACGGCCAGCATCTTTAGTTGCTTGACGTTGGCTATCGTTAAAGTACGCAGGAACAGTAATGACCGCTTCGGTAACTTCTTCACCAAGGTAATCCTCAGCCGTTTTCTTCATCTTGCGCAAAATTTCAGCAGACACTTGCTGTGGCGCCATTTTCTTGTCGCGCGCTTCAACCCAAGCATCACCATTGTCCGCTTGAACAATCGCGTAAGGCATCAAGCCGATGTCTTTTTGCACTTCAGGATCTGTAAATTTGCGGCCCATCAAACGCTTTACTGCGTAGATAGTGTTTTTAGGATTAGTAACTGATTGACGCTTCGCTGGGGCGCCAACTAATACTTCGCCATCTTCAACGTAAGCGATGATCGATGGTGTCGTGCGAGCACCTTCTGCGTTCTCTACAACTTTAGGTGCATTGTTTTCAACGACTGAAACACATGAGTTAGTGGTTCCTAAGTCGATTCCGATAATCTTTCCCATAATGGCTCCAAAAATAAATTGTTTTGTTGTACTTCTAGGTTATTTAAGTTTCAGCGGCAACTTACTGAATGACCGTGAATTGCCGCGAATATTCCAATACTCCATAGATGGGGTCAATTCACCTGAATTCAAGGGCTGAAATAGCAAAAAAGGCAGAAATCTGCCTTTTTCATGCCATTTTTGAGGTTTTTTCTTATTTTGGAGCGCTTACAGTCACCAAAGCCGGCCTCAGAACTCGGTCAGCTACGGTGTAGCCTCGCTGCAATACCGAAACCACCGTATTGGACTCTTGCTCAGAGGGAACTGAGGCGATTGCCTGATGGTGATGGGGGTCAAACTTATCTCCCACCGCAGGGTTAATTTCAGTCATCTTGCCCTTTTCAAAGGCGGATAAAAGCTGTTTTAGCGTAATTTCCAAGCCTTCTTTAAACGCTTTTGCATCCACTGCATCTGTACTCAGTGCTGCATATAGGCTATCCGTTACAGGCACTAAATGCTCGGCAAAACTCTCAATAGCGAACTTATGCGCTTTCGCAACATCTTCAACTGCGCGACGACGGATGTTCTCACCTTCGGCTTTAGCACGTAAAAAGTTGTCTTGTAAATCTGTAATCTTTTGATTGAGCTCAGCAATCTCTTGTTCGGGAGTCTTTGCTGTGGACGCCTCTGCAGCAGCTGTATTTTCAGCGCCAGATGGGTTGGCAGCAGCCTCTTGCTCGGGAGATGGATTTGAGTTTTCTTGTGTCATGGACGGGAATTCACTTTTCTAAATTGAAGGCAATTGCTTTGTTATGTGGGGTCAGTTTATTCAATTTCAAGACTGACTCTTCACAAACTCTGCTCGCTCATGGCGCTTTGCAAGCTCTTCGGCAGACTCAGATCCCAAAGACCAACCCAGCAAATGGGTATAGGCAATATCACTCAAAGCCTCAATCCACTTGGGGTTGCTGTTCAAGCATGGGATATATCGATAATCTTTACCGCCACGCTCTAAAAATAACTCTCTGGCTTCCATCGCAATTTCTTCTAGAGTCTCAAGACAATCCGCAGGGAATCCTGGGCAAAATATATCTACGCGCTGACAACCCTCTTTTGCTAATTTTTCTAACGTGGGAGCGGTATAGGGCTTTAACCATTCCGCTTTTCCAAAGCGCGATTGAAACGTAACAATGTATTGACTGGAATCTAAACCAAGCGCCTCTCCAAGCAATCGACCTGTCTTGAGGCATTCACAATGATAGGGATCACCTTTCATCAAATTGCGTTTTGGTAGGCCATGAAAGGACATCACCAATCGATTGCCTCTTGAAAAGTCTGGACGTCCATCTTTATCCCAACTGCTTAGCACTTGGTCGCGCAAGGCGGCGATATAAGCGGGGCTGTCGTGATAGTGCTTCACTAAACGTAATTCAGGTTGATTGCGCCAAGTGCTAAGCACTCGAAATACTTCATCAAAGCTGGATGCGGTCGTAGTAGCTGAATACTGTGGATACAAAGGCAATAGCAATAAACGCTCCATGCCTTCTGCCTTCAGGCTCTCAAGCACTTCTTGGGTTGATGGCTTGCCATAGCGCATTGCCAAATCCACCAAAACGGTGTGGCCTTCATTAGTGAATCTTTCTTGAAGTTCTTTTACTTGCAAGCGTGAGTAATGCATTAACGGGGAGCCTAATTGAGGCAACCAAATTGATGCGTATTTTTTAGCAGATGCGCTACTACGAATGGGCAAAATAATGCCATTCAAAATAAACCACCAAATGAAACGGGGAATCTCAACAACCCGTGGATCAGAAAGAAATTCTTTCAAATAGGTTTTCACAGCCTTCGGTGTTGGCGCAGAAGGTGTTCCCAAATTCAAGAGCAGCACCGCTGTTTTACTTTGGCGCAAGTGAGGGTTTTGATTCAAGATAAATTTCTCTAGTAACTATTTAATGTGAACTATTGATAGAGCTCGAAGCTCAAGAACTCAAAGCGCCTGATAATAATTTAGAAGTAATGTCCACAATTGGGATCACCCTGTCATATGCCATGCGAGTAGGGCCTATGACACCTAAGGTGCCTACGACTTGGCCATCCACGCTATATGGGGCGCTAATCACCGCCAGATCTTCATATGGCAATAGATCACTTTCCCCGCCAATAAAGATTTGAATACCGTCCGCATGGCTAGATACATCCAGCAATTGCATGAGTACAGACTTTTGCTCCAACATGTCAAACATCTTGCGCAATTTATCAAGATTGGAGCTGAGGTCGCCGACATTCAACAAACGACGCTCTCCAGAAAGTAGCATGTCGCCTCGACTCATGTCGTAATCTGCTACACCACTTTGCAAAGCCAATGCCATCAACCCAGAAATATCTGCACGCAAACTATCTAAGTCTGATCGCAAATGTTGGCGCACTTGCTCAAAACTTTTTCCAGCAAACTGCGTGTTAATGTAATTACCTGCTTCGATCAGTTGGCTTGGTGTGTAGTCTTGATTGGTTGGCAGAATACGGTTTTGCACATCACCCTCTGGCGTCACCATAATGAGCAAAATTTTGCCTTCGCCCAAGCGCAAGAATTCGATGTGCTTGAACACCTGAGCTCGCTTTGGAGTCATCACCACCCCAGCGAAATGGCTGAGATTTGACAATATTTGTGCTGCTGAATTTAGTACTCGTTGCGGGGAATCTGGCAGTAGACCCTTTTCCACCTCTCTTGTAGCCATCTCCTCCAACGGGCGCACCGTCACCATCGTATCTACAAAGAGCCGGTACCCCCTAGGGGTAGGGATTCGACCAGCGGAAGTATGTGGACTGGTTACCAAGCCCATATCCTCCAAATCCGCCATGACATTGCGAATAGTCGCAGCCGAGAGGTCTAAGCCCGAAAACCGGGATAGTGTGCGCGAGCCAATAGGTTGACCCTCCTCGATATAGCGCTCGATGAGGGTTTTTAGTAAGGCGCGGGAACGTTCATCCATGGTGGAAGGGATTTTATGCCTATGGTTTAATCATCATATGTTAAGCCCATCCCCAAATTCTTCCAAGAAGGCCTTTAGCCGAGTTGCCCTCGTAGGCAAATTTCAGGCAGACGGCATTGATGAGCACCTTCGGGAATTGGCCAAACTGGTCAGCAGCTTGGGCTGCGAAGTCTATATAGAGGCATCTACCGCCTCCCAATTGGGCATAAAAGACTACCCTAGCAAAACTACCGAAGATTTTGCTGGGGCTATCGACCTGGTCGTCGTTTTAGGAGGTGATGGCACGATGCTGGGAATTGGTCGCCAATTAGCCGGCAGCCAAGTACCGCTTGTCGGTATCAATATGGGACGACTTGGCTACATGACCGACATCCCATTTCAATCAGTTCAGGACACCTTACCAAAAATTATTGCAGGTGAGTATGAGGCGGATACACGTACATTACTCGATGCAGTTGTGATTCGCGCTAACAAAGAAATTAACCATGCTTTGGCGCTCAACGATGTGGTTGTAAATCGTTCAGGCATATCAGGCATGGTTGAGTTAGCAGTACACGTCAATGGATCATTTATGTACAACCAACGATCCGATGGCTTGATTGTTTCTACGCCGACCGGCTCAACTGCTTATGCACTCTCCGCTGGCGGGCCGATATTGCACCCTCATGTTGCCGGCATATTACTGGTGCCGATTGCGCCGCATTCACTATCTAACCGCCCAATCGTATTGCCACAAGATAGCGTCACCACCATTGAAGTCATTAATGGTCTTGGTGTCATTGTGAACTTTGATATGCAATCACAAACGAATTTGCAAAGTGGCGATAAGGTTGAAGTGCGTCAATCTAAAAAGACCATCACCTTCCTACACCCTCGCAGTCACAGCGACTACAAGACATTGCGCGAGAAATTACATTGGAATGAATACCCGTCGACTTTTTGATCTTGGGTTTCCTGCTACGCTAATACATGCTTCAAACCATCTCCCTTCGTGACTTTGTCATTGTTGATCAGCTTGAGCTCGACTTTGCTAGCGGCTTCACAGTACTGACCGGCGAAACCGGTGCAGGCAAATCTATTTTGCTGGACGCTTTGGGTCTGGTCCTTGGCGAACGGGCTGATAGCAGTCAAATTCGGGAGGGCAGTACCCGCGCCGAAATTTCCGCCACATTCCGAGTAGAGCCTGAATTAATTCAATCATTTGGGCAATGGCTTGATGAGCAAGGATTTCCGAGTGAGGATGAGGGTCAAACTCTCTTACTCAAAAGAACGGTAGAGTCCAACGGCCGCAGTCGTGCTTTTATTAATGGCAGTGTTGCTACCCTAACTCAACTACGCGAAGCGGGCGATCAATTGGTGGATATTCATGGGCAACATGCGCACCAACTGCTACTCAAAAGTGGCGCCCAGAGAGAGCTACTGGATCGCCATGCTGGCTTATTGCCTTTAGCTACAGATGTTGCGCAAACTTACAAAACGTTAAGTGATTCTCGTCGGCGCTTGATGCAGGCGGAGAACGCAGGACAAGACATTGAGCGCGAACGCGAGAGACTGGAGTGGCAACTAGAAGAGCTCACCGAACTTTCTCCACAAGAGGGTGAGTGGGCGAACATTCAATCGGAACATGCCAGATTAGCTAACGGCGCCAAATTAATTGGCGGTTGCCAAGAAGCTTTAGAGATCTTGAGCGACGCCGATAACTCGCTAGAGTCCTCGCTATCCAAAGTGTGCAACAACATTAGCGGCCTAGCAGAACACGATGCCACACTACAGGACATCAGCGAATCCCTAGAAAGCGTGCACATTCAACTCGATGAAGCCATTCATGGTTTAAATCGGTATTTACAAAAAATGGATTTAGACCCTGTCCGCCTCGAACAAGTCGAAGAGCGGATGCAAGCATTGCATGGCGCTGCCAAAAAATACCGAGCAGATGTAGATGGGCTGCCACAACTTCTTTTAGAAACTGCAGATCGCTTAGATGCGCTGACTGCCTCACAAAATATCGAGGCCCTGAGAGAGAAAGTAAAGCAGGAAGAAGCGGCTTACCTAAAGCAAGCAAAACAACTTTCAGAGAAACGCAATAAAGCCGCTAGCGACCTTGGTACTCAAGTAACAAATGCAATGCAAAATTTATCGATGACGGGGGGTCGTTTAGAAATCGCCTTAAGCCCACTTCAAGAAGGCGGATCACATGGTCTTGAACAGGTCGAATTTTTAGTGGCGGGCCATGCTGGGAGCACACCCAGATCACTAGCTAAAGTGGCTTCAGGGGGCGAACTCGCTCGTATTAGTCTTGCGATTAGCGTCATTACAAGCAAAGCATCCTTTACCCCAACACTCATATTTGATGAAGTTGATGCTGGCATTGGTGGCGCTGTCGCTGAAACCGTCGGCAAACTATTGCATCAATTGGGTCAATCACATCAAATTTTGTGTGTCACTCATTTGCCCCAAGTGGCAGCGCAAGGGAACCACCACTTGAAAGTCAGTAAATCGCAGGCCGGGGATAAAACTGTTTCACAAGTACAAATTCTGGGTAGAGCAGAGCGCGTTGAAGAAATCGCCAGAATGCTTGGGGGCGCGACTATTACCGATACAACACGCCGTCATGCTCGCGAGCTACTAGAACAAGATTAAGCCATCTTTATATTGGAAGGGGTCTTAAAGATTTCTTGCCAAAGCAATGTGACACTATCACGAGCCGCAATTAAATCAGGCTCATCACTTAGTTGAATACGCGTCTTATCAGCGCCATCCAAACGCAATCGATGTTGTCTTGCTCTTAACAAGCGGTAAGCATCGCCCACGTCTTTGGCAATATTTGCCTCAATCAACCCCACCTCTGCAGCAATACGCAATAAGGCAATATTGCCCAGGTTACCTATCATCTGCGGGTATTGATGCGCATATGCCAACACCAAAAACTGCACGATAAATTCAATATCAACCATGCCACCTGCATCATGCTTTAAATCAAAATCGGGGGTTGGATTGGGGTGACCCTCATGAACCTTGCGCCGCATATCGACAATTTCATTGCGAAGATGATCAACATTGCGTTGTTGGCTGAGAACCTCGCGACGAACAGCATCAAACTCACTACCGACTGAGGCATTTCCTGCGGCAAAGCGGGCGCGAGTGAGCGCCTGGTGCTCCCAAACCCATGCAGCGTTATCACCCTCGCGCATTTGGTATTTTTTAAATGCATCTACATTCGTGACCAAGAAACCCGCTGATCCATTCGGGCGTAGACGTATATCGATTTCAAATAGGCTGCCGGTGGAAGTAAATGCAGTTAACCAATTGATCATGCGCTTGGCAAGTAGTGCGTACATCTCCTGTGCGTCGTAATCATTCTCTGCGGCTTCATATAAAAATACCAAATCTAGATCTGAAGCGTAGCCAAGCTCTTTCCCGCCTAGCTTTCCATAGGCAATGATTGCGAATGTCGGGATTGCCGTTTCTGATAAGCCAAATTTTTTGGCAACCATTGACCATACACGCTCAAAAGTAGCCTGAAGAATTAAGTCCGCAAGTGCAGATAAGTGGTCACTTACCTTTTCCACCGAAAGAGCGCGCTCAACGCCAATACCTAAATCTGCCAAGAGCGTAATAAATGTTTCGGTGTGATGGGTTACACGCAATATATCCATTGCCTGTTCTGAACCATCGCCTTCGGCCATCACATCATCTAAGCGCATATCCAGATGCGCCTTCACCTCTCGCCAATAATCTTCTGGATGATCGATCAATACTCGCTCCATATGGGAGTTGAGCAAATAATCAAGTAAGTGCGGGTGAGAGATAAGGTACTGCGCGCCCCATTGAGATGATTGAAGCAAGGCTAAAACATTCGACAGTGCGCCTGGGTACTCAGCCAATATAGATAAATAGGCACTTCTTCTCGCAATGGCCTCTAGCAAATCAAAGAAACGGGACAAAGTCTGGTCAGCATCACCTGAACTACCTATTTCACCAAGCAATATATTGGCGGCGCTCCGAACCAAGTTATCAAAAATCAGGCGACTTTTTTCAGGCAACTGTTTTGCTTTAGTGCTTGTGATCCATGCATTCCAGCGAACCAATGATTGCGGAAACACCTGAGCATCTGGCAGCCAATTTTCCTCTAGTGGTACTAGATCGAGTCGCGTCTCATCATCTAATAAAAATGCTTTTTCAAATAAGCGTGCCACATTGTTCTGGTGCTGTTGTAGCTCATTCAAGAAACTGGCCTCGCTCTCAAAGCCCATAGAGCCAGCTAAGCGTGCACGGGCCTCCACTTCATCTGGCAAGTAATGCGTTTGCTGATCATCCCAAACCTGAATACGGTGCTCTAAGCGTCTTAAAAAAACGTAAGCTGTTTCAAGTTGCGTAATATCATCTGCGGGCAAGATGCCACGTTGGCGAATCAAATCCAAAACCTGCAAAGTGGGGCGCACCC contains these protein-coding regions:
- the dnaJ gene encoding molecular chaperone DnaJ, yielding MPKSKRDFYEVLGVAKGASDDELKKAYRKLAMKYHPDRNPDSKTAEAQFKEVKEAYETLSDPNKRAAYDQYGHAGVDPSMGGGFGGGFGGGGFADAFGDIFGDIFGQGGGRHAGPQVYKGADLRYNMDITLEQAAEGYTTQIRVPSWSNCKPCHGTGAEPGTKAEKCSTCDGHGQVRVQQGFFSMQQTCPKCRGTGEYIPKPCKTCHGTGKHKEQKTLEIKIPAGIDDGMRVRSVGNGEPGINGGPAGDLYVEVRVKPHKVFERDGSDLHVQMPISFATATIGGEIEVPTLSGRVEFPIPEGTQTGKTFRLRNKGIKGLRSTLVGDLFVHVLVETPVKLTDEQKQLLQKFDDSLKSGGDKHSPQQKGWFEGVKSFFS
- the dnaK gene encoding molecular chaperone DnaK, with translation MGKIIGIDLGTTNSCVSVVENNAPKVVENAEGARTTPSIIAYVEDGEVLVGAPAKRQSVTNPKNTIYAVKRLMGRKFTDPEVQKDIGLMPYAIVQADNGDAWVEARDKKMAPQQVSAEILRKMKKTAEDYLGEEVTEAVITVPAYFNDSQRQATKDAGRIAGLDVKRIINEPTAAALAFGLDKQDKADRKIAVYDLGGGTFDVSIIEIANVDGEKQFEVLSTNGDTFLGGEDFDQRIIDWIIAEFKKEQGVDLSKDVLALQRLKDAAEKAKIELSSAQQTEINLPYVTADASGPKHLNLKLTRAKLESLVEELIKRTAGPCLTAIKDAGVNVADIDDVILVGGQTRMPAVQDKVKEIFGKEPRKDVNPDEAVAVGAAIQGSVLSGDRKDVLLLDVTPLSLGIETLGGVMTKMIPKNTTIPTKHSQVYSTAEDNQPAVTIKCYQGEREMASANKLLGEFNLEGIAPAQRGMPQIEVTFDIDANGILHVTAKDKNTGKENKITIKANSGLTEEEIQRMVKDAEANAAEDKKALELVTARNTADALAHSTKKALEEHGSGLEASEKEVIEAALKELDEAIKGSDKAIIEAKTEALGKASQKLGEKVMAAEQAKAGAGGAGAAPGGAAPGAAPDADVVDADFKEVDDKK
- the grpE gene encoding nucleotide exchange factor GrpE codes for the protein MTQENSNPSPEQEAAANPSGAENTAAAEASTAKTPEQEIAELNQKITDLQDNFLRAKAEGENIRRRAVEDVAKAHKFAIESFAEHLVPVTDSLYAALSTDAVDAKAFKEGLEITLKQLLSAFEKGKMTEINPAVGDKFDPHHHQAIASVPSEQESNTVVSVLQRGYTVADRVLRPALVTVSAPK
- the hemH gene encoding ferrochelatase, translated to MNQNPHLRQSKTAVLLLNLGTPSAPTPKAVKTYLKEFLSDPRVVEIPRFIWWFILNGIILPIRSSASAKKYASIWLPQLGSPLMHYSRLQVKELQERFTNEGHTVLVDLAMRYGKPSTQEVLESLKAEGMERLLLLPLYPQYSATTTASSFDEVFRVLSTWRNQPELRLVKHYHDSPAYIAALRDQVLSSWDKDGRPDFSRGNRLVMSFHGLPKRNLMKGDPYHCECLKTGRLLGEALGLDSSQYIVTFQSRFGKAEWLKPYTAPTLEKLAKEGCQRVDIFCPGFPADCLETLEEIAMEARELFLERGGKDYRYIPCLNSNPKWIEALSDIAYTHLLGWSLGSESAEELAKRHERAEFVKSQS
- the hrcA gene encoding heat-inducible transcriptional repressor HrcA — translated: MDERSRALLKTLIERYIEEGQPIGSRTLSRFSGLDLSAATIRNVMADLEDMGLVTSPHTSAGRIPTPRGYRLFVDTMVTVRPLEEMATREVEKGLLPDSPQRVLNSAAQILSNLSHFAGVVMTPKRAQVFKHIEFLRLGEGKILLIMVTPEGDVQNRILPTNQDYTPSQLIEAGNYINTQFAGKSFEQVRQHLRSDLDSLRADISGLMALALQSGVADYDMSRGDMLLSGERRLLNVGDLSSNLDKLRKMFDMLEQKSVLMQLLDVSSHADGIQIFIGGESDLLPYEDLAVISAPYSVDGQVVGTLGVIGPTRMAYDRVIPIVDITSKLLSGALSS
- a CDS encoding NAD kinase — its product is MLSPSPNSSKKAFSRVALVGKFQADGIDEHLRELAKLVSSLGCEVYIEASTASQLGIKDYPSKTTEDFAGAIDLVVVLGGDGTMLGIGRQLAGSQVPLVGINMGRLGYMTDIPFQSVQDTLPKIIAGEYEADTRTLLDAVVIRANKEINHALALNDVVVNRSGISGMVELAVHVNGSFMYNQRSDGLIVSTPTGSTAYALSAGGPILHPHVAGILLVPIAPHSLSNRPIVLPQDSVTTIEVINGLGVIVNFDMQSQTNLQSGDKVEVRQSKKTITFLHPRSHSDYKTLREKLHWNEYPSTF
- the recN gene encoding DNA repair protein RecN, whose amino-acid sequence is MLQTISLRDFVIVDQLELDFASGFTVLTGETGAGKSILLDALGLVLGERADSSQIREGSTRAEISATFRVEPELIQSFGQWLDEQGFPSEDEGQTLLLKRTVESNGRSRAFINGSVATLTQLREAGDQLVDIHGQHAHQLLLKSGAQRELLDRHAGLLPLATDVAQTYKTLSDSRRRLMQAENAGQDIERERERLEWQLEELTELSPQEGEWANIQSEHARLANGAKLIGGCQEALEILSDADNSLESSLSKVCNNISGLAEHDATLQDISESLESVHIQLDEAIHGLNRYLQKMDLDPVRLEQVEERMQALHGAAKKYRADVDGLPQLLLETADRLDALTASQNIEALREKVKQEEAAYLKQAKQLSEKRNKAASDLGTQVTNAMQNLSMTGGRLEIALSPLQEGGSHGLEQVEFLVAGHAGSTPRSLAKVASGGELARISLAISVITSKASFTPTLIFDEVDAGIGGAVAETVGKLLHQLGQSHQILCVTHLPQVAAQGNHHLKVSKSQAGDKTVSQVQILGRAERVEEIARMLGGATITDTTRRHARELLEQD
- the glnE gene encoding bifunctional [glutamate--ammonia ligase]-adenylyl-L-tyrosine phosphorylase/[glutamate--ammonia-ligase] adenylyltransferase; its protein translation is MDAFSKQIAFLEQHSNYARRWLSAKPEWRDWLQSHGPQKITLEGIQGLLESCNVEGLGAGQSEADQDEPRLMADLRLARQRLMLWLAFRDLNGLADLKEVTHSLSHFAELVVTHALTFIRQDLQMRFGVPWSDSTDSEMPLMVVGMGKLGGLELNLSSDIDLIFLYEHEGETRDGPKSLSNHEWFTRMGKRLIKLLSEHDANGFVFRVDMRLRPNGDSGPLVCSLDMLEEYLLVQGREWERYAWIKGRLIAPLPGSKDYAHCEKSLEQLIRPFVYRRHLDYGVIASIRDLHVQIQREAEKRSTGHQGRSHDIKLGRGGIREIEFLAQMFQLMRGGTDPRFRVRPTLQVLDLIRQRGILPADDITQLETAYVFLRRLEHRIQVWDDQQTHYLPDEVEARARLAGSMGFESEASFLNELQQHQNNVARLFEKAFLLDDETRLDLVPLEENWLPDAQVFPQSLVRWNAWITSTKAKQLPEKSRLIFDNLVRSAANILLGEIGSSGDADQTLSRFFDLLEAIARRSAYLSILAEYPGALSNVLALLQSSQWGAQYLISHPHLLDYLLNSHMERVLIDHPEDYWREVKAHLDMRLDDVMAEGDGSEQAMDILRVTHHTETFITLLADLGIGVERALSVEKVSDHLSALADLILQATFERVWSMVAKKFGLSETAIPTFAIIAYGKLGGKELGYASDLDLVFLYEAAENDYDAQEMYALLAKRMINWLTAFTSTGSLFEIDIRLRPNGSAGFLVTNVDAFKKYQMREGDNAAWVWEHQALTRARFAAGNASVGSEFDAVRREVLSQQRNVDHLRNEIVDMRRKVHEGHPNPTPDFDLKHDAGGMVDIEFIVQFLVLAYAHQYPQMIGNLGNIALLRIAAEVGLIEANIAKDVGDAYRLLRARQHRLRLDGADKTRIQLSDEPDLIAARDSVTLLWQEIFKTPSNIKMA